One window of Branchiostoma lanceolatum isolate klBraLanc5 chromosome 8, klBraLanc5.hap2, whole genome shotgun sequence genomic DNA carries:
- the LOC136440429 gene encoding ADP-ribosylation factor-like protein 6-interacting protein 1 isoform X2: MAAEHQNRYTDKQLVESSQLEKDLQIWRDIIIHADRVLRWEKPIYPIILCSCLTVLFWTEEQQQRYHDICASLVQTKDFLVVCKNTFLTLKEEKPKLYFLSVMSVLATLAWVGNAVHNLLLTYLSVCFVSLLPGMLHHGILQYYYLMLMRQLKVVIDKVQKSRQKKD; encoded by the exons atggcggccgaGCACCAAAACCGTTATACAGATAAACAg TTAGTTGAAAGTTCACAACTCGAGAAAGACCTCCAAATCTGGAGAGACATCATCATCCACGCAGACAGGGTGCTACGATGGGAGAAACCTATCTATCCCATCATCCTTTGTTCATGCCTCACTGTTTTATTCTG GACAGAGGAGCAACAACAACGTTATCATGACATATGTGCCAGTCTAGTGCAGACCAAAGACTTCCTGGTCGTGTGTAAAAACACCTTCTTGACCCTCAAGGAGGAGAAACCTAAGCTG TATTTCTTGTCTGTTATGAGTGTGTTGGCAACTCTGGCATGGGTGGGGAATGCAGTTCACAACCTACTGCTTACCTATCTATCAG TGTGCTTTGTGAGTCTTCTGCCTGGAATGTTGCACCATGGGATCCTGCAGTACTACTACCTGATGCTGATGAGACAACTGAAGGTGGTCATAGACAAAGTCCAGAAATCTCGCCAGAAGAAGGACTGA
- the LOC136440428 gene encoding BTB/POZ domain-containing protein KCTD5-like, with protein sequence MAASGSSEKKVNGSDSPKSQKPPLNREGSSEKGKWVKLNVGGTYFLTTTTTLCREPDSFLFRLCQEDPDLHSDKDEQGAYLIDRDPTYFGPVLNYLRHGKLVINKDLAEEGVLEEAEFYNIRSLIKACKDRIRERDVRRSQAPVKYVYRVLQCHEDELTQMVSTMSDGWKFEQLINIGSSYNYGNEDQAEFLCVVSREYDNTLNGVVETQTDTEKVKELRERGSRM encoded by the exons atggcggcttcAGGAAGCTCTGAGAAGAAAGTGAACGGTTCTGACTCCCCAAAATCACAAAAGCCTCCGCTAAATCGAGAAGGTTCCTCCGAGAAAGGAAAATGGGTGAAGCTAAATGTTGGCGGAACGTACTTTTTGACGACTACAACGACGTTGTGTCGAGAGCCGGACTCGTTTTTGTTCCGATTGTGTCAAGAAGACCCCGACTTGCATTCTGACAAG GACGAGCAGGGTGCGTACTTGATAGACCGAGACCCAACCTACTTTGGTCCTGTTCTGAACTACCTGAGACACGGCAAGCTCGTCATCAACAAAGACCTCGCAGAGGAGG GAGTCCTGGAGGAGGCTGAGTTCTACAACATCCGCTCGCTCATCAAAGCATGTAAAGACAGAATCCGAGAGAGGGACGTCAGAAGGAGTCAG GCGCCGGTGAAGTACGTCTACCGAGTCTTGCAGTGCCATGAGGACGAACTCACGCAGATGGTCTCCACTATGTCCGACGGGTGGAAGTTCGAACAG TTGATCAACATTGGATCATCGTACAACTATGGCAACGAAGACCAGGCAGAGTTTTTGTGCGTGGTGTCACGTGAATACGACAACACATTGAACGGGGTGGtagagacacagacagacaccgAGAAAGTCAAG GAGTTGCGAGAGAGGGGTTCCAGAATGTAG
- the LOC136440429 gene encoding ADP-ribosylation factor-like protein 6-interacting protein 1 isoform X1 codes for MAAEHQNRYTDKQLVESSQLEKDLQIWRDIIIHADRVLRWEKPIYPIILCSCLTVLFCLVYWLEPSVLTGVSTLLLVVCLLDYLVPTILPKFIKPSEWTEEQQQRYHDICASLVQTKDFLVVCKNTFLTLKEEKPKLYFLSVMSVLATLAWVGNAVHNLLLTYLSVCFVSLLPGMLHHGILQYYYLMLMRQLKVVIDKVQKSRQKKD; via the exons atggcggccgaGCACCAAAACCGTTATACAGATAAACAg TTAGTTGAAAGTTCACAACTCGAGAAAGACCTCCAAATCTGGAGAGACATCATCATCCACGCAGACAGGGTGCTACGATGGGAGAAACCTATCTATCCCATCATCCTTTGTTCATGCCTCACTGTTTTATTCTG CCTTGTGTACTGGTTGGAACCATCGGTGTTGACGGGGGTGTCCACCCTCCTCCTGGTCGTGTGCTTGCTGGACTACCTTGTGCCCACCATACTTCCCAAGTTTATCAAGCCAAGTGAATG GACAGAGGAGCAACAACAACGTTATCATGACATATGTGCCAGTCTAGTGCAGACCAAAGACTTCCTGGTCGTGTGTAAAAACACCTTCTTGACCCTCAAGGAGGAGAAACCTAAGCTG TATTTCTTGTCTGTTATGAGTGTGTTGGCAACTCTGGCATGGGTGGGGAATGCAGTTCACAACCTACTGCTTACCTATCTATCAG TGTGCTTTGTGAGTCTTCTGCCTGGAATGTTGCACCATGGGATCCTGCAGTACTACTACCTGATGCTGATGAGACAACTGAAGGTGGTCATAGACAAAGTCCAGAAATCTCGCCAGAAGAAGGACTGA